One genomic segment of Bombina bombina isolate aBomBom1 chromosome 4, aBomBom1.pri, whole genome shotgun sequence includes these proteins:
- the LOC128658171 gene encoding probable serine/threonine-protein kinase clkA codes for MNTAAAIENRDINHDITIETDEIQTTEHYKSKSKNKSNTHKKENIFDLRSHIYDNIHNIFEEGRQEIEPKNKNMDKMREYLNTLETKLILEMRHKTECIFLNEYLSNKRVPRGLRIKKECSFKNIDSNFKKKWRDILEETSFKLMNLIKEYREDQLLQLGNEINEIETQIMDFKEITEYKKREEEIKQLLIKSKQELVDNTFKKFERDKIDYQAYEKEPNGDEYISHKWRGNKIEKSANTNNDIQEEKNEHHRPPVTDREQTNQYNPNLRPSWQKVEYKKGNNNQNKYEKRQHYQNYYTYNSDKQSYNTYNSNNWRNNWGISNRRTFEHPRTYEHQNYNYYEHHNSYNRPRNSEHLRSYEHQTNNYYEHKNTYNRPYNSYNSYNNHNRFSALDKYETENRFESKDQTKRDEDQIRNTTKNSSKKSQDFLELGPQQSSGRRKRRHSERGELEEVDQKELREQQHPQKTQFQELKRKK; via the coding sequence ATGAATACTGCAGCAGCCATAGAAAATCGAGATATTAACCATGATATAACTATTGAGACTGATGAAATACAAACTACTGAACattataaaagtaaaagtaaaaataaaagtaatacacATAAGAAAGAAAATATCTTTGATTTGAGATCCCACATTTAtgataatatacacaatatatttgaAGAGGGAAGGCAAGAAATAGAACCAAAGAATAAAAATATGGATAAAATGAGAGAATACTTAAATACCCTTGAAACAAAACTCATTTTAGAGATGAGACATAAAACAGAGTGTATTTTCCTAAATGAATACTTGAGCAATAAAAGAGTCCCCAggggactaagaattaaaaaagaatgctcttttaaaaatatagattctaaCTTTAAGAAAAAATGGAGGGACATACTAGAGGAAACATCATTTAAATTAATGAACCTTATCAAAGAGTATAGAGAAGATCAACTATTACAATTAGGAAATGAGATAAATGAAATTGAAACTCAAATAATGGACTTTAAAGAAATAactgaatataaaaaaagagaagaagaaataaaacaattactgATAAAATCAAAACAAGAATTAGTAGATAATACATTCAAAAAATTTGAAAGAGATAAAATAGACTATCAAGCCTATGAAAAAGAACCAAATGGTGATGAGTATATAAGCCACAAATGGAGGGGCAATAAAATAGAGAAATCAGCAAATACAAATAATGACatacaagaagaaaaaaatgaacacCATAGGCCTCCTGTAACAGATAGAGAGCAAACAAACCAATATAATCCTAACCTAAGACCCTCTTGGCAAAAGGTGGAATATAAAAAGGGAAATAAcaatcaaaataaatatgaaaagagACAACATTATCAAAACTACTATACATACAACTCCGACAAACAAAGTTACAATACATACAATTCAAACAATTGGCGGAACAATTGGGGTATATCCAATAGAAGAACCTTTGAACATCCAAGAACATATGAACACCAAAATTATAACTATTACGAACACCATAATTCATATAACAGACCCAGAAATAGTGAACATTTAAGATCATATGAACACCAAACCAACAACTATTACGAACATAAAAACACTTACAACAGACCATATAATAGCTATAATAGCTACAATAATCACAACAGGTTCTCTGCCTTAGATAAATATGAAACAGAAAATAGATTTGAAAGCAAAGACCAAACAAAAAGAGATGAAGACCAAATAAGAAATACAACTAAAAACAGCTCCAAAAAATCACAAGATTTTTTAGAACTAGGCCCACAACAAAGCtcaggaagaagaaaaagaagacatTCAGAAAGAGGGGAACTAGAGGAGGTAGATCAAAAAGAACTAAGAGAACAACAGCATCCACAAAAAACCCAGTTCCAAGAATTGAAAAGAAAGAAATAA